A single genomic interval of Falsiruegeria litorea R37 harbors:
- a CDS encoding Smr/MutS family protein encodes MARRRLSEEEVDLWNKVVEKADRLNPARVEEGHATSLPKPKPTKDPIEPLTKFSVGQKAGAKPARNSLKPSITQHLSKMPVQMDNKAYGRMKRGKLKPEGRIDLHGMRVDTAHPALTRFILSSQASGKRLVLVITGKGKDRDEPGPIPTPRGVLRNQVPQWLSLPPLSKAVMQVTPAHLSHGGYGAYYVYLRRLR; translated from the coding sequence ATGGCCCGACGCAGATTGTCAGAAGAAGAAGTCGACCTTTGGAACAAGGTTGTTGAAAAGGCGGATCGCCTGAACCCGGCGCGGGTCGAGGAAGGCCATGCAACTTCGCTTCCCAAACCGAAACCGACCAAGGACCCGATAGAACCCCTGACCAAGTTTTCGGTGGGTCAAAAAGCCGGCGCGAAACCTGCACGCAACAGCCTGAAACCATCTATCACGCAACACCTGTCCAAGATGCCCGTACAGATGGACAACAAGGCGTATGGCCGAATGAAACGTGGTAAGCTGAAGCCCGAAGGCCGGATCGACTTGCACGGCATGCGCGTGGACACCGCCCACCCTGCGCTGACGCGTTTCATCCTGTCGTCGCAGGCATCCGGCAAGCGTTTGGTTCTGGTGATCACGGGCAAGGGTAAAGACCGCGATGAACCTGGCCCCATTCCAACCCCGCGCGGTGTGCTGCGCAATCAGGTTCCGCAGTGGCTGTCTTTGCCGCCGCTGTCCAAGGCGGTGATGCAGGTGACGCCGGCGCATCTGTCTCATGGTGGCTATGGGGCGTATTACGTCTATCTGCGCAGGTTGCGTTAA
- a CDS encoding MFS transporter produces the protein MKLQSALEFLTQNARWLTAGGVLTFLSSFGQTFFISVFAGEIRETFDLSHGEWGGLYSLGTMVSAVVMVWAGAATDFFRVRLLGPLILAGLVVACLVMGLNTWVWALPISVFLLRFFGQGMSSHMAMVAMARWFTATRGRALSIATLGFAVGEALLPLAFVTAMLSVHWQTLWILSAGICAMGIPVLILLLRHERTPQSLAKSNASTGMEGRHWTRAEALRHPLFWTLMPAILGPSAFVTALFFHQVHLAEIKGWSHIQLVSLFPVYTAAGIVAMLTTGWALDRFGTARLMPFYMLPFVVGFLSFALGNSLPLALIGFVFLGLTSGAIATLIPAFWADFYGTAHIGAIKALATAVMVLGSAIGPAITGALIDVGIGFETQLIGVVVYFIMVSALTTWGVRRAAQTL, from the coding sequence GTGAAACTCCAATCTGCGCTGGAGTTTCTGACACAGAATGCCCGGTGGTTGACCGCTGGTGGTGTGCTGACGTTTTTGTCGAGCTTTGGTCAGACCTTTTTCATCTCGGTCTTTGCCGGCGAAATCCGCGAGACGTTTGACCTGAGCCATGGGGAATGGGGTGGCCTTTATTCCCTTGGTACGATGGTATCAGCTGTCGTGATGGTCTGGGCCGGCGCTGCAACTGATTTCTTTCGTGTACGCCTGTTGGGTCCCCTCATTCTGGCTGGGCTGGTTGTTGCCTGTCTCGTGATGGGACTGAACACTTGGGTCTGGGCCTTGCCGATCAGCGTTTTTCTATTGCGGTTCTTTGGGCAGGGGATGAGCAGCCATATGGCCATGGTGGCCATGGCGCGCTGGTTCACCGCGACACGGGGACGGGCGCTGTCCATTGCTACATTGGGTTTCGCAGTGGGAGAGGCGCTGCTGCCGCTGGCCTTTGTCACCGCAATGCTTAGCGTGCATTGGCAAACCTTGTGGATCCTCAGCGCCGGCATTTGCGCCATGGGCATTCCGGTCTTGATCCTGTTGCTGCGGCACGAGCGGACACCGCAAAGCCTGGCAAAGAGCAATGCAAGCACCGGGATGGAGGGGCGCCATTGGACGCGGGCAGAGGCGCTGCGGCACCCGTTGTTCTGGACGCTGATGCCTGCGATCCTGGGGCCGTCCGCCTTTGTGACAGCTCTGTTTTTTCATCAGGTGCACTTGGCCGAGATCAAAGGCTGGTCGCATATCCAGCTGGTGTCGTTGTTCCCGGTCTATACGGCTGCCGGTATCGTTGCGATGCTCACCACCGGCTGGGCATTGGACAGGTTCGGCACCGCACGATTGATGCCATTCTACATGCTGCCCTTCGTTGTCGGATTCTTGTCATTCGCTTTGGGCAATTCGCTGCCTTTGGCTTTGATCGGGTTTGTGTTCCTCGGCCTCACCAGCGGTGCAATCGCCACCCTGATCCCGGCCTTTTGGGCCGATTTCTATGGCACCGCGCACATTGGCGCGATCAAGGCGCTGGCCACGGCGGTCATGGTTTTGGGGTCAGCCATCGGTCCGGCCATCACGGGCGCACTGATCGACGTTGGTATCGGGTTCGAGACTCAGCTTATCGGGGTTGTGGTCTATTTCATCATGGTCAGTGCGCTGACCACATGGGGCGTCAGGCGCGCAGCCCAAACACTTTAA
- the secB gene encoding protein-export chaperone SecB: MAENGAAEGNQQQQPPQVQMRVLGQFIRDLSFENVMAQKGASGDVQPDVNVQVNLDAKKRSTDHQYEVAIKLNIESKAKELGETLFVFEIDYCGIFHVEGVAEDQLHPFLLIECPRMLFPFLRRIVSDVTRDGGYPPLNLDNIDFVALYRNELARLQAAQQEQQADA; the protein is encoded by the coding sequence ATGGCCGAAAACGGCGCCGCCGAAGGCAACCAACAGCAGCAACCCCCCCAAGTTCAGATGCGCGTTCTGGGACAGTTCATCCGCGACCTGTCGTTCGAAAACGTAATGGCGCAAAAAGGCGCGTCGGGTGACGTACAGCCGGACGTCAACGTTCAGGTGAACCTGGACGCCAAGAAACGTTCGACCGATCACCAATACGAAGTTGCGATCAAGCTGAACATCGAATCCAAGGCGAAAGAACTGGGTGAAACCCTGTTCGTGTTCGAGATCGATTACTGCGGCATCTTCCACGTCGAAGGCGTGGCCGAGGATCAGCTGCATCCGTTCCTGCTGATCGAATGCCCGCGCATGTTGTTCCCATTCCTGCGCCGCATCGTCAGCGATGTGACCCGCGATGGTGGCTATCCGCCGCTGAATCTGGACAACATCGATTTTGTTGCGCTCTATCGCAACGAGCTGGCGCGCCTGCAGGCCGCGCAGCAAGAACAACAGGCTGACGCCTGA
- the dnaQ gene encoding DNA polymerase III subunit epsilon produces the protein MREIVLDTETTGFDPESGDRIVEIGAVELWNHVATGETYHQYINPERSMPLEAFGVHGIGPDLLESPQQPGPGAVTLRDKPVFAKVGQAFRDFIGDSKLVIHNAAFDIKFLNAELRWMGLPEIPWEQALDTLAIARKKFPGSPASLDALCRRFGIDNTNRTLHGALLDSEILAEVYLELIGGKQPDFGLSQVQGGAGGAVADDWRPTARPNPLPSRLTAQEQEAHLAFVDNLGEDAMWKRA, from the coding sequence ATGCGTGAAATCGTTCTTGATACGGAAACCACCGGGTTTGATCCCGAAAGCGGCGACCGGATTGTTGAAATCGGTGCCGTCGAGCTGTGGAACCACGTGGCCACGGGCGAGACCTATCATCAATACATCAACCCCGAACGCTCTATGCCACTTGAGGCGTTTGGCGTGCATGGGATTGGTCCCGACCTGCTGGAATCCCCTCAACAGCCTGGCCCGGGCGCGGTGACGCTGCGAGATAAGCCCGTTTTTGCCAAGGTGGGTCAGGCCTTTCGCGACTTTATTGGTGATTCCAAGCTGGTGATCCACAACGCCGCCTTTGACATCAAATTCCTGAATGCCGAACTGCGATGGATGGGTCTGCCGGAAATCCCATGGGAGCAAGCGCTCGACACGCTAGCCATCGCACGCAAGAAATTTCCTGGCTCGCCGGCGTCACTGGATGCGTTGTGCCGCCGATTTGGCATCGACAACACAAACCGGACGCTGCACGGCGCTTTGCTGGATAGTGAAATCCTGGCTGAGGTGTATCTGGAGCTGATCGGTGGCAAGCAGCCCGACTTTGGCCTGTCGCAGGTTCAAGGCGGTGCTGGTGGCGCTGTCGCTGATGACTGGCGCCCGACCGCGCGGCCCAATCCCCTGCCCTCACGCCTCACGGCCCAAGAGCAAGAAGCCCATCTGGCCTTTGTCGATAATTTGGGGGAAGATGCGATGTGGAAACGCGCCTGA
- a CDS encoding alpha/beta hydrolase, translating into MRIIWFLFFGLLLATCTDRSYSPVVPSALDVGTPKTVFAATSRVKEADGSFAHRRSENLSLLELTVSIPPSHTPGSLDFAYANPNPHKEFTLAGREEFVSLDAFSQRLNQEIRKEGVPSRDVTIFVHGYNSTQTETAFRAAQLSHDIQLPGAMVIYSWPSRGKPFGYAYDYDSVLFGRDGLERVIRKIKATGVNNIFIVAHSIGSVLTMEMLRQADIREPGWADRNLSGVVLLSPDIDVDLFKSQMGSLRKVPQPFVVVVSEKDKALNISGRLRGNSDAQRLGNISSIEAVADLPINIVDTTAFAGDAQSSHLVAGTSPTLIAMLQSIRAMDDSFEADPSNLDFFLPQGADSTPDHAREIVLNKGGFTGDYDR; encoded by the coding sequence GTGCGGATTATCTGGTTTCTGTTTTTTGGGCTGCTTCTCGCAACCTGCACCGATCGCAGCTATTCCCCGGTTGTGCCCAGCGCGTTGGACGTGGGCACGCCCAAAACCGTGTTTGCCGCAACCTCGCGCGTGAAAGAAGCAGATGGCAGTTTTGCCCATCGCCGGTCCGAAAACCTGAGCCTGTTGGAATTGACCGTGTCGATCCCACCGTCCCACACGCCGGGGTCGCTTGACTTTGCCTATGCCAATCCGAACCCACACAAAGAATTCACGCTGGCCGGGCGCGAAGAGTTCGTCAGTCTTGACGCCTTTTCCCAACGTCTGAACCAAGAGATCCGGAAAGAGGGCGTGCCGTCGCGCGATGTCACCATCTTTGTGCATGGCTATAACTCGACCCAGACCGAAACCGCGTTCCGCGCCGCGCAGTTGTCACACGACATTCAGTTGCCCGGCGCCATGGTGATTTACTCCTGGCCAAGCCGCGGCAAACCCTTTGGTTATGCCTACGACTATGACAGCGTGCTTTTTGGGCGTGACGGGCTGGAACGCGTAATCCGCAAGATCAAGGCCACAGGGGTGAACAACATCTTTATCGTGGCGCATTCCATCGGGTCCGTCCTGACGATGGAGATGCTGCGTCAAGCCGACATTCGTGAACCTGGCTGGGCCGACCGAAACCTGAGCGGCGTTGTCCTGCTGTCCCCGGACATCGACGTGGATCTGTTCAAGTCACAGATGGGCAGCCTGAGAAAGGTGCCGCAACCCTTCGTTGTGGTGGTTTCGGAAAAGGATAAAGCGCTGAACATTTCAGGCCGTCTGCGCGGCAACTCGGATGCGCAGCGGTTGGGTAACATCTCATCCATCGAGGCGGTAGCGGACCTGCCGATTAACATCGTCGACACCACGGCCTTTGCCGGTGATGCGCAATCCTCGCACCTTGTGGCCGGGACATCGCCGACACTGATCGCGATGCTGCAATCCATTCGCGCAATGGACGATTCTTTTGAAGCTGATCCAAGCAATTTGGATTTCTTCCTGCCGCAGGGCGCAGATTCCACACCTGACCACGCACGCGAGATTGTCTTGAACAAGGGTGGATTCACCGGAGACTACGACCGGTGA
- the hslU gene encoding ATP-dependent protease ATPase subunit HslU translates to MTDLTPREIVSELDRFIIGQKDAKRAVAVALRNRWRRKQLSDDLRDEVYPKNILMIGPTGVGKTEISRRLAKLARAPFIKVEATKFTEVGYVGRDVEQIVRDLVDAAIAQTREYMREDVKARAHKAAEDRVIEAIAGTDAREATRDMFRKKLKSGELDDTEIELELSDTTNPMSMFEIPGQPGGNMGMMNLGDMFGKAFGGRTTRKKLTVSESYEVLIGEEADKLLDDETVTRIALEAVEQNGIVFLDEIDKVCARTDARGGDVSREGVQRDLLPLIEGTTVSTKHGPVKTDHILFIASGAFHIAKPSDLLPELQGRLPIRVELRPLTEEDFVRILTETDNALTRQYTALMGTEEVAVTFTDDGIAALAKIAADVNQSVENIGARRLYTIMERVFEELSFTAPDRSGDAVTVDAGFVQENVGALAQSTDVSRYVL, encoded by the coding sequence ATGACCGACCTGACCCCGCGCGAGATTGTTTCTGAACTGGACCGTTTCATCATCGGCCAGAAGGATGCCAAACGGGCCGTCGCCGTGGCGTTGCGCAACCGCTGGCGGCGCAAGCAGCTGTCTGATGACCTGCGGGACGAGGTGTATCCCAAGAATATCCTGATGATCGGCCCCACCGGTGTCGGCAAGACCGAGATCAGCCGCCGCCTGGCGAAACTGGCCCGCGCGCCCTTCATCAAGGTCGAAGCGACAAAGTTCACCGAGGTGGGCTATGTCGGTCGCGACGTGGAACAGATCGTGCGCGATCTGGTGGATGCTGCCATCGCACAGACGCGTGAGTACATGCGTGAAGACGTCAAGGCCCGCGCCCACAAAGCGGCTGAGGATCGTGTGATCGAGGCGATTGCCGGCACCGATGCCCGCGAAGCCACGCGCGACATGTTCCGCAAGAAGCTCAAATCGGGCGAATTGGACGACACCGAGATTGAACTGGAACTGTCCGACACAACAAACCCGATGTCGATGTTCGAAATTCCGGGTCAGCCCGGCGGCAACATGGGCATGATGAACCTGGGCGATATGTTCGGCAAAGCCTTTGGTGGTCGCACGACCCGCAAAAAGTTGACCGTTTCCGAAAGCTATGAGGTGCTGATCGGGGAAGAGGCCGACAAGCTGCTGGATGATGAAACCGTTACCCGCATTGCGTTGGAAGCCGTTGAGCAGAACGGGATCGTGTTCCTGGACGAGATCGACAAGGTCTGCGCCCGCACAGACGCGCGCGGCGGCGACGTCAGCCGCGAAGGCGTGCAGCGCGATCTGCTGCCCCTGATCGAAGGCACCACCGTGTCGACCAAACATGGCCCCGTTAAAACCGACCACATCCTGTTCATCGCGTCCGGCGCGTTCCACATCGCCAAACCGTCGGATCTGCTGCCCGAGCTTCAGGGCCGACTGCCAATCCGCGTTGAACTGCGCCCGCTGACCGAAGAGGATTTCGTGCGCATCCTGACCGAAACTGACAACGCGCTGACCCGCCAGTACACCGCCTTGATGGGCACCGAAGAAGTCGCTGTCACCTTTACCGACGATGGCATTGCCGCGTTGGCCAAGATTGCTGCGGACGTGAACCAGTCGGTTGAAAACATCGGCGCGCGTCGTCTTTACACCATCATGGAACGCGTGTTCGAGGAACTGTCGTTCACCGCGCCTGACCGGTCAGGGGACGCCGTGACCGTGGACGCAGGTTTTGTACAGGAAAACGTGGGCGCTCTGGCGCAATCGACGGATGTCAGCCGCTACGTTCTCTAG
- a CDS encoding DM13 domain-containing protein produces MNRRSLFLAAAASGMALTVASTGAALAGGAKGTFTGLSNHVTSGGVKVVKDGDRYIVELGKDFSLDGGPDPRVAFGKDGKYDPDTKLGALLHLTGKQQYAVPPTLDASKYNEVYIWCEVAGVPLGVAKIN; encoded by the coding sequence ATGAACCGTCGTTCTTTGTTCCTGGCCGCAGCCGCATCTGGCATGGCATTGACCGTTGCAAGCACCGGAGCCGCACTGGCCGGTGGCGCCAAGGGCACGTTTACCGGTCTCAGCAATCACGTCACGTCGGGCGGTGTCAAAGTGGTCAAGGATGGCGATCGCTACATTGTCGAGCTGGGCAAAGACTTCTCGTTGGATGGCGGCCCTGATCCGCGCGTCGCTTTTGGTAAGGACGGCAAGTACGACCCCGACACCAAACTGGGCGCGCTGCTGCACCTGACCGGCAAACAGCAATACGCTGTGCCGCCCACTCTGGACGCGTCCAAATACAACGAGGTCTACATCTGGTGCGAAGTTGCAGGCGTGCCACTGGGTGTTGCTAAGATCAACTAA
- a CDS encoding Tim44/TimA family putative adaptor protein has product MNSPLIQLLVLAGIAIFLILRLRSVLGTREGFEKPPVPQQPNGRTARDFEVIEGGPDRDITDHVAEDSPQAQELTAMKRIEPGFSVTDFVQGSRGAYEMIVMGFERGDLNDIQPFLAEDVFETFVSVVSDREDQGLKIEAEFIGVRETTLVDAKFDKDSQLAEITMRFVGELTSVVRDRGGDIIEGNANTVKRQKDTWTFARTMGTDDPNWLLVATDA; this is encoded by the coding sequence ATGAACTCACCCTTGATCCAGCTTTTGGTATTGGCCGGCATCGCCATTTTTCTCATTCTGCGCTTGCGCAGTGTTCTGGGTACGCGTGAAGGTTTCGAAAAGCCCCCCGTGCCACAACAGCCCAATGGTCGCACGGCCCGCGACTTTGAAGTGATCGAGGGTGGCCCGGATCGGGACATCACCGATCACGTTGCCGAAGACAGCCCGCAGGCGCAGGAATTGACCGCGATGAAGCGGATCGAACCCGGATTTTCAGTCACCGATTTTGTCCAGGGTTCACGCGGCGCCTATGAGATGATCGTCATGGGATTCGAGCGCGGCGATCTGAACGACATCCAGCCGTTCCTGGCCGAAGATGTGTTCGAAACCTTCGTAAGCGTTGTTTCTGACCGCGAAGATCAAGGTCTGAAGATCGAGGCCGAGTTTATCGGGGTTCGCGAAACCACCCTGGTGGATGCCAAGTTTGACAAGGACAGCCAACTGGCCGAGATCACCATGCGCTTTGTCGGCGAGCTGACCTCGGTCGTGCGTGACCGTGGTGGAGACATCATCGAAGGCAACGCAAACACCGTCAAACGCCAAAAGGATACGTGGACCTTTGCCCGCACCATGGGCACCGACGATCCGAACTGGCTGCTTGTCGCCACGGACGCATGA
- a CDS encoding shikimate dehydrogenase gives MTNTRIPLAGVIGHPIAHSKSPRLHGHWLKTYGIAGHYIPMDVAPQDLETVLRTLPKAGFVGVNVTVPHKEAVMAIADQITDRATLIGAANTLIFREDGKIHADNTDGYGFMENLHSGAPDWDPKSGPALVLGAGGAARAVISALLEAGVPEIFLSNRTRLRAEKLRDDFGKRVQVIDWVQAGNVVEDADLVVNTTSLGMVGNSELRVPMDGLKPSAVVTDLVYAPLKTKLLLTAEEAGCTTVDGLGMLLHQAVPGFERWFGERPTVDSATRAAALR, from the coding sequence ATGACGAACACACGTATTCCTTTGGCTGGGGTGATCGGACACCCGATTGCGCATTCCAAATCCCCCAGATTGCACGGGCACTGGCTCAAGACTTATGGCATCGCCGGGCACTACATCCCGATGGACGTTGCGCCACAGGATCTGGAAACGGTTCTGCGTACGCTGCCCAAGGCCGGCTTTGTGGGCGTCAACGTGACCGTCCCTCACAAAGAGGCGGTGATGGCAATTGCTGATCAGATCACGGATCGGGCGACGCTGATCGGTGCGGCGAACACGCTGATCTTCCGCGAAGATGGCAAGATCCACGCTGACAATACCGATGGCTATGGGTTCATGGAAAACCTACATAGTGGTGCGCCTGATTGGGATCCGAAATCCGGCCCGGCTTTGGTGCTTGGGGCCGGCGGAGCTGCTCGAGCCGTGATATCAGCCCTGCTCGAGGCCGGCGTTCCGGAAATCTTCCTGTCGAACCGCACCCGCCTTCGCGCGGAAAAGCTGCGCGATGATTTCGGCAAGCGGGTGCAGGTGATCGATTGGGTCCAAGCCGGCAATGTGGTTGAAGATGCAGATCTGGTGGTGAACACGACCTCGCTTGGTATGGTTGGCAATTCCGAACTGCGCGTGCCGATGGATGGATTGAAGCCGTCTGCCGTTGTGACAGATCTGGTCTATGCACCTCTTAAGACCAAACTGTTGCTCACTGCCGAAGAAGCCGGATGCACCACAGTCGATGGTCTTGGTATGTTGCTCCATCAAGCCGTACCTGGCTTTGAGCGTTGGTTCGGGGAACGGCCCACGGTCGACAGCGCCACCCGCGCGGCGGCCCTGCGATGA
- a CDS encoding FxsA family protein → MYLFLAFLLVPIIEIALFIQVGGLIGLWPTLAIVVLTAVLGTWLVRTQGRMAMGQLQQAFSTLDDPTEPLAHGAMILFSGALLLTPGFFTDAVGFALLVPGVRVAVFRYLRSKVTVSSFQMGGDPRFQNMHSGFDPRQGTRHPGGPGDIIDGEYEEVGKPRDPNAPPSGWVEGPDRH, encoded by the coding sequence ATGTACCTGTTTCTGGCCTTTTTGCTGGTTCCGATCATCGAAATAGCCTTGTTCATCCAAGTTGGCGGCCTGATTGGGCTTTGGCCAACCCTTGCAATTGTTGTGCTGACAGCGGTGTTGGGCACCTGGTTGGTGCGGACACAAGGTCGCATGGCGATGGGACAGTTGCAGCAGGCCTTTTCCACCCTGGATGACCCGACCGAGCCTTTGGCCCATGGTGCGATGATCCTGTTTTCCGGCGCATTGCTCCTGACGCCCGGTTTTTTTACCGACGCCGTCGGCTTTGCCTTGCTGGTACCCGGCGTCCGGGTGGCGGTGTTCCGCTATCTTCGGTCCAAGGTGACGGTATCGAGCTTTCAGATGGGCGGCGACCCCCGGTTTCAGAACATGCACTCTGGCTTTGATCCCAGACAGGGCACACGCCATCCCGGTGGACCCGGCGACATCATCGACGGCGAATACGAAGAGGTCGGCAAACCGCGTGACCCCAACGCCCCACCGTCAGGTTGGGTCGAAGGACCGGACCGCCATTGA
- the coaE gene encoding dephospho-CoA kinase (Dephospho-CoA kinase (CoaE) performs the final step in coenzyme A biosynthesis.) → MSFLLGLTGSIGMGKSTTAKLFAEMGCAVWDADAAVHRLYAPGGAAVAPMQAAFPDAIVDGAVSRDALRGVIQADPSALKEIEQIVHPLVGQDREQFKAETDADILVFDVPLMFETGGNAAMDAVACVSVSADIQQERVLARGTMSLEQFEQIRAKQMPNDEKCERSDFVIVTDTLDHARQQVQAVVEQIRAGLNDA, encoded by the coding sequence ATGAGCTTTCTGCTGGGGCTCACCGGCTCTATCGGTATGGGAAAAAGCACAACGGCCAAGCTGTTTGCTGAAATGGGCTGCGCCGTTTGGGATGCGGATGCGGCTGTTCATCGACTTTATGCGCCCGGCGGTGCTGCGGTCGCCCCGATGCAAGCTGCCTTTCCGGATGCAATTGTTGATGGTGCCGTCAGTCGCGATGCGCTGCGTGGGGTCATTCAAGCCGACCCGAGCGCGTTGAAAGAGATCGAACAGATCGTGCATCCGCTGGTTGGCCAGGATCGCGAGCAGTTCAAGGCTGAAACAGATGCCGACATTCTGGTGTTCGATGTGCCGTTGATGTTTGAAACCGGCGGTAACGCGGCGATGGACGCGGTGGCCTGTGTTTCGGTTTCGGCTGATATTCAACAAGAGCGCGTTTTGGCCCGCGGCACGATGAGCTTGGAGCAATTCGAACAAATCCGCGCCAAGCAGATGCCGAATGACGAGAAATGTGAGCGATCCGATTTTGTGATCGTGACCGATACGCTGGACCACGCGCGTCAACAGGTGCAGGCTGTTGTGGAGCAGATCAGAGCAGGATTAAACGATGCGTGA
- the mltA gene encoding murein transglycosylase A, with protein MIAALRSVFLACAVMTAAGSASGNGSDITYTVASFDDLDGWAADDHAAAFDTFLNTCADFDDPDWSSLCAVAQTHSRETARSFFELFFRPVLIQDGKDAMFTGYFEPELEGSRVPTSRFRYPVYKMPPEAKASNPWLSRREILTSGVMDNRGLEIAWVDDPVELFFLQIQGSGRIRLTNGSTVRVGYGGANGHSYRSIGVELVRRGVYSAHQVSAQVIKNWVRRNPTAGVELLLHNPSYVFFREVRRVSSADGPLGAMNRSVTAMRSIAVDPAFTPLGAPVWVEKDGAGKMRRLMIAQDTGSAIKGAQRADIFFGTGDAAGQAAGRLRDPGRMLVLLPIQQAYALLPDGF; from the coding sequence ATGATTGCAGCGCTGCGGTCGGTGTTTCTGGCGTGTGCCGTTATGACCGCAGCAGGTTCTGCTTCGGGCAACGGGTCTGACATCACGTACACCGTTGCCTCTTTTGACGATCTGGATGGATGGGCCGCAGATGATCACGCTGCGGCCTTTGACACATTCCTCAACACGTGTGCCGACTTCGACGATCCAGATTGGTCGTCGCTGTGTGCCGTGGCACAGACCCATTCGCGGGAAACAGCGCGGTCGTTTTTCGAGCTTTTCTTTCGTCCAGTCCTGATCCAGGACGGCAAAGACGCGATGTTCACAGGGTATTTCGAGCCCGAGCTTGAAGGGTCTCGTGTCCCGACCAGCCGGTTCCGTTATCCGGTCTATAAAATGCCGCCCGAAGCAAAGGCATCGAACCCCTGGCTCAGCCGGCGTGAGATCCTGACAAGCGGCGTGATGGACAACCGTGGGTTGGAAATTGCCTGGGTCGATGACCCGGTCGAGCTGTTCTTTTTGCAGATCCAGGGGTCCGGGCGTATCCGCCTGACCAACGGATCGACGGTTCGGGTGGGATATGGCGGCGCCAACGGGCATTCCTATCGGTCCATCGGGGTCGAACTGGTGCGCCGTGGCGTCTACAGCGCCCACCAAGTGAGCGCGCAGGTGATCAAGAACTGGGTACGCCGTAACCCAACCGCCGGCGTCGAGCTGTTGTTGCACAACCCCAGTTATGTGTTTTTTCGCGAGGTACGGCGTGTATCCTCGGCTGATGGTCCTCTCGGTGCGATGAACCGTTCGGTGACGGCAATGCGCTCGATTGCGGTTGATCCTGCCTTTACGCCGCTTGGTGCTCCGGTCTGGGTGGAAAAGGATGGCGCGGGGAAGATGCGCCGCCTGATGATCGCTCAGGATACCGGATCAGCCATCAAAGGCGCGCAGCGGGCCGATATCTTTTTTGGCACCGGAGACGCGGCCGGTCAGGCCGCCGGCCGTCTACGTGATCCGGGACGGATGCTGGTGTTGTTGCCCATTCAGCAGGCCTATGCCTTGTTGCCGGATGGGTTCTGA
- a CDS encoding Maf family protein, whose translation MTVPIVLASGSTIRAQLLRNAGVPFEVNVPRVDEDTVKNALIAEEAPPRDIADALAELKARKISLKTPGALVLGCDQVLDFQGQLLSKPASPDQAFDQLKAMRGQRHMLLSAAVIYENGEPIWRHVGQVRLRMRASSDTYLRSYVDRNWDSIRHAVGAYKLEEEGVRLFTTIDGDYFNVLGMPLLELLNFLTLRGVIEQ comes from the coding sequence ATGACTGTCCCCATCGTCCTCGCCTCTGGCTCAACCATCCGGGCGCAGCTGCTGCGCAACGCAGGTGTCCCTTTTGAAGTTAATGTGCCCCGTGTTGATGAAGATACTGTTAAAAATGCACTGATCGCGGAAGAGGCCCCGCCCCGCGACATCGCTGATGCCCTGGCCGAGCTCAAGGCGCGCAAGATCAGTCTGAAAACACCAGGTGCGTTGGTTCTGGGCTGTGACCAGGTTTTGGACTTTCAGGGACAGCTTCTGTCCAAGCCGGCCTCGCCGGATCAAGCGTTTGATCAGCTCAAGGCGATGCGCGGTCAACGTCACATGCTGTTGTCAGCGGCTGTGATCTATGAAAACGGCGAACCGATCTGGCGTCACGTGGGTCAGGTGCGTTTACGGATGCGGGCGAGTTCGGACACCTATCTGCGCTCTTATGTTGATCGGAACTGGGACAGCATTCGCCATGCGGTTGGGGCCTACAAACTCGAAGAAGAGGGTGTACGTTTGTTCACAACCATTGACGGGGACTATTTTAACGTTTTGGGTATGCCCCTGTTAGAGCTGCTCAATTTCCTGACGTTGCGGGGGGTGATCGAACAATGA